A genomic segment from Glycine max cultivar Williams 82 chromosome 1, Glycine_max_v4.0, whole genome shotgun sequence encodes:
- the LOC121174771 gene encoding protein MAIN-LIKE 1-like, which produces MVRTRGLGRALGQVTSRGVGRGDRDDSDDARQRRWPTASARRQRVVVTADHIDESVIPAPDVQDDTMEAPAAVEDIPADAGAEAAEDQPQGFPGGPSDPSVLTAYAAHVACSVWTGEERPELKLSSHGRKVHSLGRSVPAIEGLIAGTRLSPLIACSVDTGDRGLLSAFVERWHRETSSFHLPVGELTITLDDVSSLLHLPVIGDLHAFEPLHVDDAVQMLVDLLMVSPESARAETVQCHGLYVRLQWSATNVHVVYLEALCDLSMTERYAWRVAALVHMYDQLNDASMSHSRQLGGYITLLQDYDEASPRACRWIATKKTVKSIRTPSYRECLDRLRIPDVCWISYGEHREVRDFNVRSCYSGLLRWGPVAVYYRPERVVQQFGYTQTIPAPPVDSWVSYDDIHDRWMHYEDHIVPAGEVCVVPGACSSDYIDWFFRISHPFMTPGHALDPLPHGHAPQPRVVPQAPQSDIPRVLEPGASSTSAEEPRHAVEVCDDIAERLKRHLSLGVVTPGSSTHEVIEECLRLARSVTLDHLVYVRYRRRRRTDQA; this is translated from the exons atggttaggactAGAGGATTAGGTCGTGCCTTAGGTCAGGTTACTAGCAGAGGTGTGGGCAGAGGAGATCGTGATGATTCCGATGATGCTCGGCAGCGTCGATGGCCTACTGCATCCGCACGGAGGCAGCGAGTCGTTGTGACTGCGGATCACATCGATGAGTCAGTCATCCCTGCGCCAGATGTTCAGGATGACACAATGGAGGCACCAGCTGCTGTGGAGGACATTCCTGCAGACGCAGGTGCAGAGGCGGCTGAGGATCAGCCTCAGGGATTTCCGGGTGGTCCGAGCGACCCATCTGTGTTGACAGCGTATGCGGCTCACGTTGCTTGCAGCGTATGGACGGGAGAg gagcgtCCTGAATTGAAGCTATCCTCTCATGGGAGGAAGGTCCACAGTTTAGGCAGGTCTGTCCCTGCCATTGAGGGACTTATTGCTGGTACAAGACTAAGTCCTCTGATCGCGTGTTCGGTAGACACCGGCGATCGGGGACTTTTGTCCGCGTTTGTGGAGCGATGGCACCGGGAGACGTCTAGTTTCCATCTCCCGGTGGGAGAGCTCACCATCACATTGGACGACGTCTCCTCTCTTCTCCATCTTCCCGTTATTGGCGACTTACACGCATTTGAGCCCTTGCACGTGGACGATGCGGTTCAGATGCTGGTGGACTTGTTGATGGTCTCTCCAGAGTCTGCTAGGGCTGAGACAGTCCAGTGTCACGGACTGTACGTACGCCTGCAATGG agtgcaaccaatgTCCATGTTGTCTACTTGGAGGCCCTTTGTGACCTCAGTATGACAGAGAGGTACGCCTGGAGAGTGGCTGCTTTGGTTCATATGTACGACCAGCTGAACGATGCATCTATGAGCCACAGTCGACAGCTTGGCGGTTACATCACACTGCTGCAG GACTACGACGAGGCTTCTCCGCGTGCGTGCAGGTGGATTGCGACGAAGAAGACTGTGAAGAGCATTCGCACGCCGTCGTACAGGGAGTGCTTGGACCGACTCCGGATTCCGGATGTCTGTTGGATCTCGTATGGGGAGCATCGGGAGGTCCGGGACTTCAACGTCAGATCATGTTATTCCGGTCTCTTGCGCTGGGGGCCTGTTGCTGTTTATTACCGACCGGAGAGGGTCGTGCAGCAGTTTGGTTACACGCAGACCATTCCTGCTCCTCCTGTCGATTCATGGGTCTCGTATGATGATATACAcgacaggtggatgcactacGAGGATCATATCGTACCTGCAGGTGAGGTGTGCGTTGTGCCAGGGGCGTGTTCCAGTGACTACATCGACTGGTTCTTCCGCATCTCCcatcctttcatgacaccaGGCCACGCATTAGATCCTCTGCCTCATGGTCACGCCCCGCAGCCCCGAGTCGTCCCTCAGGCCCCGCAGTCGGATATCCCTCGCGTGTTGGAGCCAGGAGCATCGTCGACATCTGCGGAGGAGCccagacatgcagtg GAAGTTTGTGATGACATTGCTGAGAGGTTGAAGCGCCATCTGAGTCTAGGGGTGGTCACGCCTGGCTCATCGACACATGAAGTGATCGAAGAATGCCTCAGATTGGCCAGGAGTGTGACACTGGACCATCTAGTATACGTTAGGTATAGACGCAGGCGGCGCACTGATCAGGCGTAG
- the LOC100815115 gene encoding hemK methyltransferase family member 2-like, which yields MASHKELPRTAQIHLVSSHQEVYEPCDDSFALVDALLADRNNLLEHHPTLCMEIGCGSGYVITSLALILGQEVCGINYIATDINPHAVRVTHETLEAHGVGAELIVTDIASGLEDRLAGLVDVMVVNPPYVPTPEDEVGVEGITSSWAGGENGRSVINKILPVADRLLSEKGWLYMVTLTENNPSEICHQMRKKGYASKIVVQRSTEEESLHIIKFWRDFDTEANETDQSASGFIGLLTQIPLLSYWRGTNSDNNKC from the exons ATG GCTTCGCACAAAGAGCTGCCTAGAACTGCCCAAATTCACCTTGTGAGTTCACACCAGGAAGTTTATGAACCATGTGATGATTCTTTTGCACTGGTTGATGCTCTTCTAGCCGACCGCAATAACCTGTTGGAACATCATCCAACATTGTGCATGGAGATTGGCTGTGGTAGTGGATATGTCATTACTTCCCTTGCTCTTATTCTTGGGCAGGAAGTTTGTGGCATCAACTACATTGCAACTGATATCAACCCACATGCAGTGAGAGTGACCCATGAGACATTGGAAGCACATGGGGTTGGTGCTGAGTTGATAGTAACAGATATTGCATCCGGACTAGAGGACCGGCTAGCAGGGTTGGTTGATGTTATGGTTGTGAACCCTCCTTACGTGCCTACCCCTGAAGATGAAGTGGGTGTTGAAGGTATTACGTCATCTTGGGCTGGTGGGGAGAACGGCCGGAGTgtaatcaataaaattttgcCTGTTGCAGACCGTCTTTTGTCAGAAAAGGGATGGCTATACATGGTCACCCTCACAGAAAACAATCCTTCTGAGATATGCCATcaaatgagaaagaaaggaTATGCTTCTAAGATTGTTGTCCAAAGATCCACAGAGGAAGAAAGTCTCCATATCATCAAGTTCTGGCGGGATTTCGATACTGAAGCAAATGAAACAGACCAATCTGCTTCTGGGTTCATAGGCTTGCTTACACAAATCCCTCTACTTTCATATTGGAGAGGCACCAATAGCGACAATAATAAGTGTTGA